The nucleotide window tctgtccagtgtgtctggatctTTTAAAGGATCCAGTGACTCTCCcctgtggtcacagtttctgtaaggtgtgtattaatggctgctgggatcaggaggatcagaagggcgtctacagctgtcctcagtgcagagacactttcactccaaggcctgttctacgcagaaacaacatgctggctgaagtggtggagaaactgaagaagaagactgaagtCCAAGCTGCTTCTCCTGCTCACTGTTACACTGGCCCTGGAAATGTGGAGTGTGATTTCTGCACCGGGAGAAAACACAAAGCTGTCAAGTCCTGTCTGACGTGCCTGGCTTCTTACTGTGAAACTCATATTACTCCTCACTATGAGTCTCCTGCATTTAAgacacataaattaacagaagctTCATTAAAACTACAAGAGAAGGTCTGCTCTGAACATGATGAAGTGCTGAAGATCTACTGCCGTACTGATCAAACCTGTATTTGCTCCTTGTGCATGTTGGATAAACATAAAGGCCATGACGCTGTAACAGTTTCAGCAGAAAGAGCTGAGAAACAGGTGAGAACTAGAAATTGTTaatatataccgtatatatgAGCCTATATGGAAGCGTTGCCAGTGTGTGTTAACTGTGTTGacttcaaactgtgcatttgagtAGCTGGATATGCCAGGTAGAAGAAAAGTTTTCATTAATTTCATAAATGGTAAATTTTACCTCTACAGGACTATGGGAatgatattatataataatatgatgaAATAATATCTTTTGCTCAGTCATTTCACTGCTCGATTCATTTCatcatattgtatattttgtgctAGAAAAATGATGTCACTCTATACTAGACAATCCTAAGTCCaactgtgtgtttaaaaaaaacagcaaaacaacacatttttcctactacactttttctttttctccattttATGCTTCAGTCAGTTATAGAAATTAAGATgcaacattaaatttaaatttaacttttatttgtcacgtacacagtcatacacagtacgatatgcaatgaaatgcttagacgaccgcccgtgaccttaaaaaaaaaaaaaaaaaaaacagttaacaagaaatgaatagaacaaaatataaaaaaaacctttaaaaatatataagaaatataaaaacttatcTATACTACAAACTTATCATTAATGGCCGCATtcagaaaatttattttaatttgttttggaaTAAAAGTGAATGTGTTTGAATAATGATGCATTAAGTGATTTAGAGTTAATCAGGTCAGAATAATCAGATATTTGGATCATAAAGCATGAAGAGTTAGTGCAGTAAAGTGTTCAATACATTTACCATTATACAGACAAAGTCATGTCTCTTAACACCTTTAACTTCTACTTCTAATTCATTAGTCAGTATTTTGCACATGGACTATGAAGTCACAACAGCATTAAACAAAACTGagtgttaaataataatgtgtgtgcatTATGAAGAGCTTAATAACTGTTTTATCCCCAGACTGAGTTAATGGAGGAGAAGATAAAGTCATGTTTGTCATTGTAGTCTTTTATACAAACCACATGTGGTCAAGTAATCATGGCTTTATGTCTCGACTCTTTAGTTAGATATAAACATGCAGAAAACACGTCAAATATGTGGACATACAACAAGTATGTGTTGTTAATTGATGATATACatatagacatacagtatacataatatccattacattgttttatcctcagagtgagttaaaggaggagcagatgaaatcccagcagagaatccaggagaagcagaagaaggtgcaggagctgaaacaggctgtgaacactataaaggtgagcagtgagtagagacagagctgctcctagaaacacacacaacatggacaacatGGAGTCGTTTAGAGTTGCAGTAAGAGAGAGAAT belongs to Clarias gariepinus isolate MV-2021 ecotype Netherlands chromosome 2, CGAR_prim_01v2, whole genome shotgun sequence and includes:
- the LOC128541239 gene encoding E3 ubiquitin/ISG15 ligase TRIM25-like, which produces MAEVSISVDQLSMDQFICPVCLDLLKDPVTLPCGHSFCKVCINGCWDQEDQKGVYSCPQCRDTFTPRPVLRRNNMLAEVVEKLKKKTEVQAASPAHCYTGPGNVECDFCTGRKHKAVKSCLTCLASYCETHITPHYESPAFKTHKLTEASLKLQEKVCSEHDEVLKIYCRTDQTCICSLCMLDKHKGHDAVTVSAERAEKQSELKEEQMKSQQRIQEKQKKVQELKQAVNTIKLSAQTAVEDSERIFTELISSMEKKRSEVTELIRAQEKTELSRAERLLEQLEQEIADLQRRLTELEQLSHTHDHIQFLALASGRHSALLIRPDIQTSSISVHQHLSFDGVRNSLSDLKKRLEEFCEEEFNKIPPHGQLLTPGGRIVGCQAAESTFQILVSPLRLPIGLGMESR